A window from Pseudomonas kribbensis encodes these proteins:
- the dibA gene encoding phosphodiesterase DibA, whose amino-acid sequence MSATYRDALRAALLYLVLAVVWLQGIGYLLNSFFDSSDELLRWQLINGYAFVVFSAGLIFLARARLFECLGIGARLRERQADRERLRQAAAVFDCTREGVLVTDRQGLIVHVNRAFMEITGYQREEVIGQQPSLFKSGHHPPGFYQAMFATLQAKDEWSGEIWNRRKSGEIYPQWQTIRVIRDEDGRLSHYVAVFSDISAIKDSEHELKHLAHHDPLTDLPNRLLFSDRAEQALASAQTHKRGCALLMIDLDHFKLINDSLGHNIGDRLLKSVAVRLQALFGSGITLARLGGDEFAVLMESCPQPAQAAALAQRILDALKEPFCLDGHELFINASLGISLFPSDALSAEQLLRNADAALFKAKSSGRNGYALYTEELTAHAQQRVEIAFELRRALEQQELRVYYQPVHDLKTSRLIGVEALVRWEHPQRGLVSPAEFIPIAERTGMISEIDAWVMQQACRQMCQWQQAGVVLSFVAVNVSSRLFARRELYQQVAQVLHDTGLDPAYLELEVTESAVMDDPEVALEQMHRLRELGIRLAIDDFGTGYSSLLRLKRLPVQKLKIDQGFVAGLPWDEDDAAIVRVIIALARSMGMQVHAEGIEQAEQAAFLLEQACDLGQGYWFGRPMPEAQIDWARAPAIG is encoded by the coding sequence ATGTCTGCCACATACCGCGATGCCTTGCGTGCAGCGCTGCTTTACCTGGTTCTTGCCGTTGTCTGGCTGCAAGGCATTGGCTATTTATTGAACAGTTTCTTCGATAGCTCTGATGAGTTGCTGCGTTGGCAACTGATCAACGGCTATGCCTTTGTTGTGTTCAGCGCCGGTTTGATCTTTCTCGCCCGGGCCCGCCTGTTCGAATGCCTGGGCATCGGTGCCCGGTTGCGCGAGCGTCAGGCCGATCGCGAACGCCTGCGTCAGGCCGCTGCGGTGTTCGATTGCACCCGCGAAGGCGTGCTGGTCACGGACCGGCAGGGACTGATCGTGCACGTCAATCGCGCGTTCATGGAAATCACCGGCTACCAGCGTGAGGAAGTCATTGGCCAGCAGCCCAGCCTGTTCAAATCCGGGCACCATCCTCCGGGTTTCTATCAGGCGATGTTCGCCACGCTGCAGGCGAAGGATGAATGGAGCGGTGAGATCTGGAACCGGCGCAAGAGCGGTGAAATTTATCCACAGTGGCAAACCATCCGGGTGATCCGCGACGAGGACGGTCGGCTCAGTCATTACGTCGCGGTGTTTTCCGACATCAGCGCGATCAAGGACTCCGAGCACGAGCTCAAGCACCTGGCCCACCACGATCCGCTGACCGACCTGCCCAACCGCCTGCTGTTCAGCGACCGCGCCGAACAGGCGCTGGCTTCGGCACAGACCCACAAGCGCGGCTGCGCGCTGCTGATGATCGATCTGGATCACTTCAAACTGATCAACGACAGCCTCGGCCACAACATCGGAGACCGTTTGCTCAAGTCGGTCGCCGTGCGTTTGCAGGCGCTGTTCGGATCGGGCATCACGCTGGCGCGGCTGGGTGGCGATGAATTCGCGGTACTGATGGAAAGTTGTCCACAGCCGGCGCAGGCCGCAGCCCTGGCCCAGCGTATTCTCGATGCGCTCAAGGAGCCGTTCTGCCTCGACGGCCATGAACTCTTCATCAACGCCAGCCTCGGCATCAGCCTGTTTCCCAGCGATGCCCTGAGCGCCGAACAACTGCTGCGCAACGCCGATGCGGCGTTGTTCAAGGCCAAGAGCAGCGGCCGCAACGGCTACGCGCTGTACACCGAAGAGCTCACGGCGCACGCCCAGCAACGGGTCGAGATTGCCTTCGAATTGCGTCGAGCGCTGGAGCAACAAGAACTGCGGGTCTACTACCAACCCGTGCACGATCTTAAAACCAGCCGCTTGATCGGCGTCGAGGCCTTGGTGCGATGGGAGCACCCACAGCGTGGCCTGGTGTCACCCGCGGAGTTCATCCCGATTGCCGAGCGCACCGGGATGATCTCGGAAATCGACGCCTGGGTGATGCAGCAGGCCTGCCGGCAGATGTGCCAGTGGCAGCAGGCCGGCGTGGTGCTGTCGTTTGTCGCGGTGAACGTTTCGTCGCGACTGTTCGCCCGCCGCGAGTTGTATCAACAGGTGGCGCAGGTGCTGCACGACACCGGCCTCGATCCGGCGTATCTGGAGCTGGAAGTCACCGAAAGTGCAGTCATGGATGACCCGGAAGTGGCGCTGGAGCAGATGCATCGTCTGCGCGAGCTGGGGATTCGTCTGGCCATCGATGACTTCGGCACCGGTTATTCGTCGCTGCTGCGACTCAAGCGCCTGCCGGTCCAGAAGCTGAAGATCGATCAGGGATTCGTCGCCGGCCTGCCGTGGGACGAGGACGATGCAGCCATTGTCCGGGTGATCATCGCCCTGGCCCGCAGCATGGGCATGCAGGTGCACGCCGAAGGTATCGAGCAGGCCGAGCAGGCGGCGTTCCTGCTGGAGCAGGCGTGTGATCTGGGGCAGGGCTACTGGTTCGGGCGGCCGATGCCTGAAGCACAGATCGACTGGGCCAGAGCGCCGGCAATCGGCTGA
- a CDS encoding Crp/Fnr family transcriptional regulator — protein sequence MDKVWRERLLTGQWFSHLPSSFQDSLLAAAKERRLAAGQRLFQRGDAPCGLYAVLDGAVRIGAVSEQGKEALLSLVEAPHWFGEICLFDGQPRTHDAYAVGPCLLLNIPQATLLKLLDEHPVYWRHLALLMSHKLRLTFINLEQLSLLPAPARLAHRLLMIAEGYGELDPPRRVLQLPQEQLASMLSLSRQTTNQILKELQGQRIIGLSYGEIEILDAARLRALATL from the coding sequence ATGGATAAGGTCTGGCGCGAGCGCCTGCTGACCGGGCAATGGTTCAGTCATCTGCCTTCGTCCTTTCAGGATAGTCTGCTGGCGGCGGCCAAGGAGCGGCGGCTGGCGGCGGGGCAGCGGCTGTTCCAGCGCGGCGATGCGCCATGCGGGTTGTACGCGGTGCTCGACGGCGCAGTGCGCATCGGTGCGGTCAGCGAGCAGGGCAAGGAGGCATTGCTGAGCCTGGTGGAGGCGCCACACTGGTTCGGCGAAATCTGCCTGTTCGATGGCCAGCCCCGCACCCATGACGCTTACGCTGTCGGCCCGTGTCTGTTGCTGAATATTCCGCAAGCCACACTGCTTAAACTGCTCGACGAACACCCCGTTTACTGGCGGCATCTGGCCTTGCTGATGAGCCACAAACTGCGTCTGACCTTCATCAACCTTGAACAGCTGAGCCTGCTGCCGGCCCCGGCGCGTCTGGCTCATCGCTTGCTGATGATCGCCGAAGGCTACGGCGAACTCGATCCGCCACGCCGGGTGCTGCAACTGCCTCAGGAGCAACTGGCATCGATGCTGTCGCTGTCGCGGCAGACCACCAACCAGATCCTCAAGGAGTTGCAGGGGCAGAGGATTATCGGCTTGAGTTATGGCGAGATCGAAATCCTCGACGCCGCGCGATTGCGCGCGCTGGCGACACTCTGA
- the cysT gene encoding sulfate ABC transporter permease subunit CysT: MSRRISPVIPGFGLTLGYTLVYLSLIVLIPLAAMFIHASQLTWDQFWTIISAPRVLAALKLSFGTALCAAIINGIIGTLLAWVLVRYTFPGRKVIDAMIDLPFALPTAVAGIALTALYTPTGLVGQFAADLGFKIAYTPLGITLALTFVTLPFVVRTVQPVLADIPREVEEAAACLGAKPLQVFRHILLPALLPAWLTGFALAFARGVGEYGSVIFIAGNMPMKTEILPLLIMVKLDQYDYTGATSIGVLMLVVSFVLLLLINLLQRRIETP, translated from the coding sequence ATGTCGCGTCGTATCTCCCCCGTCATACCCGGCTTCGGGCTGACGCTGGGCTACACCTTGGTGTACCTCAGCCTGATTGTGCTTATCCCGCTGGCGGCGATGTTCATCCACGCCTCACAGCTCACCTGGGATCAGTTCTGGACGATCATCTCCGCGCCCCGCGTGCTCGCCGCATTGAAGCTGAGCTTCGGCACTGCGCTGTGTGCCGCGATCATCAACGGCATCATCGGCACGTTGCTGGCCTGGGTGCTGGTGCGCTACACGTTCCCGGGGCGCAAGGTGATCGATGCGATGATTGATCTGCCGTTCGCCCTGCCGACCGCGGTGGCCGGTATCGCGCTGACGGCGCTGTACACGCCGACCGGGCTGGTCGGGCAGTTCGCCGCCGACCTCGGTTTCAAGATCGCTTACACCCCGCTCGGGATTACCCTGGCGCTGACCTTCGTGACCCTGCCGTTCGTGGTACGCACGGTGCAGCCGGTGCTGGCGGACATTCCCCGTGAAGTCGAAGAAGCGGCGGCGTGCCTCGGTGCGAAACCATTGCAGGTGTTCCGCCACATCCTGCTGCCGGCACTGTTGCCAGCCTGGCTGACCGGTTTTGCCCTGGCGTTTGCCCGGGGCGTCGGCGAGTACGGTTCGGTGATTTTCATCGCCGGCAACATGCCGATGAAAACCGAAATCCTGCCGCTGCTGATCATGGTCAAACTCGACCAATACGATTACACCGGCGCCACTTCCATCGGCGTGCTGATGCTGGTGGTTTCCTTCGTCCTGTTGCTGCTGATCAACTTGCTGCAGCGGCGCATCGAAACCCCATAA
- a CDS encoding DUF962 domain-containing protein gives MKSLVDHLSQYAAYHRDPRNIASHFIGIPLIVVAVAVLLSRPEWSVGGLWISPAVILALASAWFYLRLEVKLGVLMTVLMGLSVWAGHALAQQSTMVWLSSGLAMFVIGWVIQFVGHHYEGRKPAFVDDLSGLIVGPLFVVAELAFMLGMRHELKEQIEARAGVVRVNPNRATV, from the coding sequence ATGAAAAGCCTCGTCGATCATTTGAGTCAATACGCCGCTTACCACCGTGACCCGCGCAACATCGCCAGCCACTTTATCGGGATTCCGCTGATTGTGGTGGCGGTGGCCGTGCTGTTGTCGCGGCCGGAATGGTCGGTAGGCGGATTGTGGATTTCGCCTGCCGTTATCTTGGCGCTGGCTTCGGCGTGGTTTTACCTACGACTGGAAGTGAAACTCGGTGTGTTGATGACGGTGCTGATGGGGCTTTCCGTCTGGGCCGGGCATGCTTTGGCACAGCAAAGCACCATGGTCTGGCTGAGCAGCGGCCTGGCGATGTTTGTGATTGGCTGGGTGATCCAGTTTGTCGGGCACCACTATGAAGGGCGCAAACCGGCGTTCGTCGATGACTTGAGCGGGTTGATTGTCGGGCCGCTGTTTGTGGTGGCCGAGTTGGCTTTCATGCTCGGGATGCGTCATGAGCTGAAAGAGCAGATCGAGGCACGGGCGGGTGTGGTGCGGGTCAATCCGAATCGTGCGACAGTCTAG
- the cysW gene encoding sulfate ABC transporter permease subunit CysW gives MSQSSIAAASSANAARRGSATSRRVLIGLGWLIFFLFLVLPLFIVVSQGLKNGLGAFFTAIFEPDALSALKLTVIAVLISVPLNLVFGVSAAWCVSKYSFRGKSMLVTLIDLPFSVSPVIAGLVYVLMFGAQGLFGPWLQDHDIQIVFALPGIVLATIFVTVPFVARELIPLMQEQGTQEEEAARLLGANGWQMFWHVTVPNIKWGLIYGVVLCTARAMGEFGAVSVVSGHIRGVTNTLPLHVEILYNEYNHVAAFAVASLLLILALFILLLKQWSENRINRLRASAAEE, from the coding sequence ATGTCCCAATCGTCTATTGCGGCCGCTTCCTCGGCCAACGCCGCCCGCCGTGGCAGTGCCACTTCGCGCAGAGTGCTGATCGGTCTCGGCTGGCTGATTTTCTTCCTGTTCCTGGTGCTGCCGCTGTTTATCGTGGTGTCGCAGGGGCTGAAGAACGGCCTCGGTGCATTCTTCACCGCGATCTTCGAACCGGATGCCTTGTCGGCACTGAAACTCACGGTAATCGCCGTGCTGATTTCGGTGCCGCTGAACCTGGTGTTCGGCGTCAGCGCAGCGTGGTGCGTGAGCAAATACTCGTTCCGTGGCAAGAGCATGCTGGTGACGCTGATCGACCTGCCGTTCTCGGTGTCGCCGGTGATCGCCGGTCTGGTCTATGTGTTGATGTTCGGCGCCCAGGGCCTGTTCGGGCCGTGGCTGCAGGATCATGACATCCAGATCGTCTTCGCCCTGCCGGGCATCGTGCTGGCGACGATCTTCGTCACCGTACCGTTCGTGGCCCGTGAGCTGATCCCGCTGATGCAGGAACAAGGCACTCAGGAAGAGGAAGCCGCGCGTCTGCTCGGCGCCAACGGCTGGCAGATGTTCTGGCACGTGACCGTCCCCAACATCAAGTGGGGCCTGATCTATGGCGTGGTGCTGTGTACCGCGCGGGCCATGGGTGAGTTCGGTGCGGTGTCGGTGGTCTCCGGGCACATTCGCGGGGTGACCAACACCTTGCCGCTGCACGTCGAGATCCTCTACAACGAATACAACCACGTGGCCGCGTTCGCCGTGGCGAGCCTGTTGCTGATCCTGGCGCTCTTCATCCTGCTGCTCAAGCAGTGGAGCGAAAACCGTATCAACCGCCTGCGCGCCAGCGCCGCGGAGGAATAA
- a CDS encoding GGDEF domain-containing protein: MVNNNQKDSSLPQWPEAAQTLMALMHAQGEVARLSEREQLFSSLLVSVNAVLWAFNWETRQVLYVSPAYERIFGRSAALLLADYNQWRDSIYPDDLEYAERSLAEVLHKGAVEDREYRIIDADGQVRWISDKCFINRQEEPGQPVIIVGIAEDITEKKQMETELQRLATTDVLTQSSNRRHFFECANREFEEARLQGAPLAFLLLDIDDFKVINDTYGHPEGDNVLQRIAECGRASLRRGDLFGRIGGEEFAAVFPGCAPDMAMQVAERLQQEIQRLSFSHGEQTFGITVSQGLTSLTPEDESLDSLFARADAAMYEAKRQGKNRIISA; encoded by the coding sequence ATGGTCAACAACAATCAAAAAGACTCATCCCTTCCCCAGTGGCCCGAGGCCGCACAAACCCTGATGGCACTGATGCACGCCCAGGGCGAAGTCGCGCGCCTGAGCGAACGCGAACAGTTGTTCAGCTCGCTGCTGGTCAGCGTCAACGCCGTGCTTTGGGCCTTCAATTGGGAAACACGTCAGGTGCTGTACGTCAGCCCCGCCTATGAACGGATTTTCGGCCGCTCGGCCGCCCTGCTGCTGGCCGACTACAACCAGTGGCGTGACAGCATCTACCCCGACGACCTCGAGTACGCCGAACGCAGCCTCGCCGAAGTGCTGCACAAGGGCGCCGTGGAAGACCGCGAATACCGGATCATCGACGCCGACGGCCAAGTGCGCTGGATCAGCGACAAATGCTTCATCAACCGCCAGGAAGAACCGGGGCAACCGGTGATCATCGTCGGCATCGCCGAGGACATCACCGAAAAGAAACAGATGGAAACCGAGCTGCAACGCCTGGCCACCACCGATGTGCTGACCCAGAGCAGCAACCGTCGACACTTCTTCGAATGCGCCAACCGCGAGTTTGAAGAGGCCCGCCTGCAGGGTGCGCCACTGGCGTTTCTGCTGCTGGACATCGATGACTTCAAGGTGATCAACGACACTTACGGTCACCCAGAGGGCGACAATGTGCTGCAACGGATCGCCGAATGCGGGCGTGCCTCGCTGCGCCGGGGAGACCTGTTCGGACGGATTGGCGGTGAAGAGTTCGCTGCGGTTTTTCCGGGCTGCGCGCCGGACATGGCCATGCAGGTGGCCGAGCGGCTGCAACAGGAAATCCAGAGATTGAGCTTCAGCCACGGCGAACAGACGTTCGGCATCACCGTCAGCCAGGGCCTGACCAGCCTCACCCCGGAAGACGAAAGCCTCGACAGCCTGTTCGCCCGGGCCGATGCGGCGATGTACGAGGCCAAGCGTCAGGGCAAGAACCGGATCATCTCGGCCTGA
- a CDS encoding response regulator produces MTAVELPAVPRVLIAEADPWSRDLLKQVLLNVRCDARLDLCADGQEAMSLLGEVPYDLAIVDWELPGVDGLNVLRSVRQRKRNPPLPFILMSSRNDSASVREALPLAPTAYLAKPLNMESLTERLQGLLLNAGQEVFCEVPALAPGMTLSVFLERRREQADGAPLMTDVQVAVKRSLHPNGLDLKLLEEEIRTDPQITAVLIAAANSAAQHHGAAVQTLAQALHRLGTGQSMNLILGLALKRSARLSDPCLADYAERYWGLSLHTAEYARTLARLLDLDQERCYCAGMLHRLGDLALLRCLQEWKQAGGELDELEEVGDALAEFGAAYGSALRTRWRLPLELRELIASVYQLGGGVYSREALVMNMAAQMARLTEHEGVEELAKSRTARLLKIGLPELMRMRK; encoded by the coding sequence ATGACTGCCGTCGAATTACCCGCTGTACCCCGAGTCCTGATTGCCGAGGCCGACCCTTGGTCTCGTGACCTGCTCAAACAGGTTTTGCTCAACGTGCGCTGCGATGCGCGGCTGGATCTGTGCGCCGATGGCCAGGAGGCGATGTCTCTGCTCGGCGAAGTCCCCTATGACCTGGCGATCGTCGACTGGGAGTTGCCCGGCGTCGACGGTTTGAACGTGTTGCGCAGTGTGCGCCAGCGCAAACGCAATCCGCCGTTGCCGTTCATTCTGATGAGCAGCCGCAACGACAGCGCCAGCGTGCGCGAAGCCCTGCCACTGGCACCCACGGCCTATCTGGCCAAACCCCTGAACATGGAAAGCCTGACCGAGCGTTTGCAGGGGCTGCTGCTCAATGCCGGCCAGGAAGTATTCTGCGAAGTGCCCGCACTGGCGCCGGGCATGACCCTGTCGGTGTTCCTCGAGCGCCGTCGCGAGCAGGCTGACGGCGCGCCGTTGATGACCGACGTGCAAGTGGCGGTCAAACGCAGCCTCCACCCCAACGGGCTGGATCTGAAGCTGCTGGAAGAAGAAATCCGCACCGACCCGCAGATCACTGCGGTGTTGATCGCAGCGGCCAACAGCGCCGCTCAGCACCACGGCGCGGCGGTGCAGACCCTGGCCCAGGCGCTGCATCGCCTGGGCACCGGGCAAAGCATGAACCTGATTCTTGGCCTGGCCCTCAAGCGCAGCGCCAGACTCAGCGATCCATGCCTGGCGGACTACGCCGAGCGCTATTGGGGCCTGTCGCTGCACACCGCCGAGTACGCCCGCACCCTGGCGCGTCTGCTCGATCTGGATCAGGAGCGCTGTTACTGCGCCGGGATGCTCCATCGTCTCGGCGATCTTGCATTGCTGCGTTGTTTGCAGGAGTGGAAGCAGGCCGGCGGCGAGCTGGATGAACTGGAGGAAGTCGGCGATGCGCTGGCGGAATTCGGTGCGGCGTATGGCTCGGCGTTGCGTACTCGCTGGCGTTTGCCGCTGGAGTTGCGCGAGCTGATTGCCTCGGTCTACCAGCTCGGTGGCGGGGTGTATTCCCGCGAGGCGCTGGTGATGAACATGGCGGCGCAGATGGCGCGGCTGACCGAGCACGAGGGCGTCGAGGAGTTAGCGAAGAGCCGCACGGCACGGCTGCTCAAGATCGGCTTGCCGGAGCTGATGCGGATGCGCAAATAG
- a CDS encoding sulfate/molybdate ABC transporter ATP-binding protein, producing MSIEVRNVSKNFNAFKALDNISLDIHSGELVALLGPSGCGKTTLLRIIAGLETPDNGNIVFHGEDVSGHDVRDRNVGFVFQHYALFRHMTVFDNVAFGLRMKPKNQRPTESQIATKVHELLNMVQLDWLSDRYPEQLSGGQRQRIALARALAVEPKVLLLDEPFGALDAKVRKELRRWLARLHEDINLTSVFVTHDQEEAMEVADRIVVMNKGVIEQIGSPGDVYENPASDFVYHFLGDSNRLHLGDDNHVLFRPHEVSLSRHELEDHHAAEVRDIRPLGATTRVTLKVEGQTDLIEAEVVKDHDSLTGLAKGETLFFKPKVWQKVASL from the coding sequence ATGTCGATCGAAGTGCGTAACGTCAGCAAGAATTTCAATGCGTTCAAGGCGCTGGACAACATCAGCCTGGACATCCACAGCGGTGAACTGGTGGCGCTGCTCGGCCCGTCCGGCTGCGGCAAGACCACTTTGCTGCGCATTATTGCCGGTCTGGAAACCCCGGATAACGGCAACATCGTGTTCCACGGCGAAGACGTGTCCGGCCATGACGTGCGGGATCGCAACGTCGGTTTCGTGTTCCAGCACTATGCCCTGTTCCGCCACATGACGGTGTTCGACAACGTCGCGTTCGGCCTGCGCATGAAGCCGAAAAACCAGCGTCCGACTGAAAGCCAGATCGCGACCAAAGTCCACGAGCTGCTGAACATGGTGCAACTGGACTGGCTGTCGGATCGTTACCCGGAGCAACTGTCCGGCGGCCAGCGTCAGCGTATCGCTTTGGCTCGCGCCCTGGCGGTAGAACCGAAAGTGCTGCTGCTCGACGAACCGTTCGGCGCCCTCGACGCCAAGGTGCGTAAAGAGCTGCGCCGCTGGCTGGCGCGCCTGCACGAAGACATCAACCTGACCTCGGTGTTCGTGACCCACGACCAGGAAGAAGCGATGGAAGTGGCCGACCGCATCGTGGTGATGAACAAGGGTGTGATCGAGCAGATCGGCTCACCGGGCGACGTCTACGAAAACCCGGCCAGCGATTTCGTCTATCACTTCCTCGGCGACTCGAACCGTCTGCATCTGGGAGATGACAACCACGTGCTGTTCCGCCCGCACGAAGTGTCGCTGTCGCGGCATGAGCTGGAGGATCACCATGCCGCTGAGGTGCGTGACATCCGGCCGCTAGGTGCGACCACGCGAGTGACGTTGAAGGTTGAAGGCCAGACGGATCTGATCGAGGCGGAAGTGGTGAAAGACCACGACAGCCTGACCGGGTTGGCCAAGGGCGAGACGTTGTTCTTCAAGCCGAAGGTCTGGCAGAAAGTCGCCAGCCTCTAA
- a CDS encoding sulfate ABC transporter substrate-binding protein — protein MSSIRRYALAALASAVFAGSAVAKDYELLNVSYDPTRELYQDYNAEFVKYWQAEHAGDTVKIQQSHGGSGKQGRAVIDGLRADVVTLALAGDIDEIAKLGKTLPADWQKRLPDASTPYTSTIVFLVRKGNPKGIKDWGDLIKNDVSVITPNPKTSGGARWNFLAAWAYGLKANGGNEAKAKEYVQTLFKHVPVLDTGARGSTITFVNNGQGDVLLAWENEAFLALKEDGGKDKFDIVVPSLSILAEPPVAVVDKNAEKKGNEQIAEAYLKHLYSPAGQEIAAKNFYRPRDKDVAAKYAQQFPKLELVTIDKDFGGWKTAQPKFFNDGGVFDQIYQAQ, from the coding sequence ATGTCGTCGATTCGCCGTTACGCTCTGGCCGCCCTGGCCAGCGCTGTGTTTGCCGGTTCCGCGGTTGCCAAGGATTACGAACTGCTCAACGTTTCGTATGACCCGACCCGCGAGCTGTATCAGGATTACAACGCCGAATTCGTGAAGTACTGGCAGGCAGAGCATGCCGGCGACACCGTGAAAATCCAGCAATCCCACGGCGGTTCGGGCAAGCAGGGCCGTGCGGTGATCGACGGTTTGCGTGCCGACGTCGTGACCCTGGCCCTGGCCGGCGACATCGACGAAATCGCCAAGCTCGGCAAGACCCTGCCGGCCGATTGGCAGAAGCGTCTGCCGGACGCCAGCACTCCGTACACCTCGACCATCGTGTTCCTGGTGCGCAAGGGCAACCCGAAAGGCATCAAGGACTGGGGCGATCTGATCAAGAACGACGTTTCGGTGATCACGCCGAACCCGAAAACCTCCGGCGGTGCACGCTGGAACTTCCTCGCGGCGTGGGCCTACGGCCTGAAAGCCAACGGCGGTAACGAGGCGAAAGCCAAGGAATACGTACAGACCCTGTTCAAACACGTTCCGGTCCTGGACACCGGCGCCCGTGGCTCGACCATCACCTTCGTCAACAACGGTCAGGGCGACGTGTTGCTGGCCTGGGAAAACGAAGCCTTCCTGGCGTTGAAAGAAGACGGCGGCAAGGACAAATTCGACATCGTCGTGCCTTCGCTGTCGATCCTCGCCGAACCTCCGGTGGCCGTGGTCGACAAGAACGCCGAGAAGAAGGGCAACGAGCAGATTGCCGAAGCCTACCTCAAGCACCTGTACAGCCCGGCCGGCCAGGAAATCGCGGCGAAGAACTTCTACCGCCCGCGTGACAAGGACGTGGCCGCCAAGTACGCCCAGCAGTTCCCGAAACTGGAGCTGGTGACCATCGACAAGGATTTCGGCGGCTGGAAAACCGCGCAGCCGAAATTCTTCAACGACGGTGGCGTGTTCGACCAGATCTATCAGGCGCAGTAA
- the desA gene encoding delta-9 fatty acid desaturase DesA, whose translation MWYEGFLGLSAWSLVAVTLVMTHVTIVAVTVYLHRYSAHRSLELNAGLKHFFRFWLWLTTAQNTREWTAIHRKHHAKCETEDDPHSPVVKGLSTVLRKGAELYREEAQNPETLRIYGKNCPEDWIERNLYSRYRLLGIAIMAVIDLLLFGTIGITIWAIQMMWIPVWAAGVVNGLGHAIGYRNFECRDAATNLVPWGILIGGEELHNNHHTYPNSAKLSVKKWEFDLGWAWIQVFSFLRLAKVQRVAPIAHRVEGKGSLDMDTAMAILNNRFQIMAQYRKLVIGPLVKQELAKVDHSVRHQFHRAKRLLSRETSLLEDRHHARIQNMLEHSQALKVIYEKRLALQQIWVKTSANGHDMLAAIKEWVHEAEASGIQSLREFADQLKTYSLRPATV comes from the coding sequence ATGTGGTACGAAGGTTTTCTTGGCTTGTCGGCCTGGTCACTGGTCGCCGTCACCCTGGTGATGACCCACGTGACGATCGTTGCCGTCACGGTCTACTTGCACCGCTACTCGGCCCATCGCTCCCTGGAGCTGAATGCCGGGCTGAAGCATTTCTTCCGATTCTGGCTGTGGCTGACCACGGCGCAGAACACCCGTGAGTGGACCGCCATCCACCGCAAGCACCACGCCAAATGCGAAACCGAGGATGACCCGCACAGCCCGGTCGTCAAAGGCCTGTCCACGGTCCTGCGCAAAGGTGCCGAGCTGTACCGCGAAGAAGCGCAGAACCCCGAGACCCTGCGCATCTACGGCAAGAACTGCCCGGAAGACTGGATCGAGCGCAACCTCTACAGCCGCTATCGCCTGCTGGGCATCGCGATCATGGCGGTCATCGATCTGCTGCTGTTCGGCACCATCGGCATCACCATCTGGGCGATCCAGATGATGTGGATTCCGGTCTGGGCGGCCGGCGTGGTCAACGGCCTCGGCCATGCCATCGGCTACCGCAATTTCGAATGCCGCGATGCCGCGACCAATCTGGTGCCGTGGGGCATCCTGATCGGTGGCGAAGAGCTGCACAACAACCATCACACCTACCCCAACTCGGCCAAGCTGTCGGTCAAGAAGTGGGAGTTCGATCTCGGCTGGGCCTGGATCCAGGTCTTCAGCTTCCTGCGTCTGGCCAAGGTGCAGCGCGTTGCGCCGATCGCCCACCGCGTCGAAGGCAAGGGCAGCCTGGACATGGACACCGCCATGGCGATCCTCAACAACCGTTTCCAGATCATGGCCCAGTACCGCAAGCTGGTGATCGGGCCGCTGGTGAAGCAGGAGCTGGCCAAGGTCGATCATTCGGTACGCCACCAGTTCCACCGCGCCAAGCGCCTGCTGTCGCGGGAAACCAGCCTGCTGGAGGATCGCCATCACGCGCGCATCCAGAACATGCTCGAGCACAGTCAGGCGCTGAAGGTAATCTACGAGAAACGCCTGGCCCTGCAGCAGATCTGGGTCAAGACCAGCGCAAATGGCCACGACATGCTCGCGGCCATCAAGGAATGGGTCCACGAGGCCGAGGCCAGTGGCATCCAGTCCCTGCGCGAATTCGCCGACCAGTTGAAAACCTACTCGCTGCGTCCTGCCACCGTCTGA
- the oscA gene encoding sulfur starvation response protein OscA — translation MSASLRSVDGQDETTILREIQSALRDLRFGAVEITVHNAQVVQIERKEKFRLQQPGNKQA, via the coding sequence ATGAGCGCATCCCTGCGTAGCGTTGACGGTCAGGACGAAACCACCATCTTGCGTGAAATCCAGAGCGCCCTGCGCGACCTGCGTTTCGGCGCGGTGGAAATCACTGTGCACAACGCCCAAGTCGTCCAGATCGAACGCAAAGAGAAATTCCGTCTGCAGCAACCGGGCAACAAGCAGGCCTGA